From a region of the Sander lucioperca isolate FBNREF2018 chromosome 8, SLUC_FBN_1.2, whole genome shotgun sequence genome:
- the csrnp3 gene encoding cysteine/serine-rich nuclear protein 3 isoform X1, producing the protein MVQMRRTMSGILKRKFEEVEASSSPCSSLRESDDEVSCSESGDSGDSVNPAASGPFTPDSILKREKRLRTRRVHFDNVTVYYFSRRQGFTSVPSQGGSTLGMSNRHSWIRQYSLGEFAVEQERIHRDMLRDHLKEEKLNSIKLKLTKNGTVESEEANTLTAEDISDDDIDLDNTEVDEYFFLQPLTTKKRRALLRSSGVKKIDVEEKHDLRAIRMSREDCGCDCRVFCDPETCACSLAGIKCQVDRMSFPCGCTKEGCTNSTGRVEFNPIRVRTHFLHTIMKLELEKSREQQQASPTNGYRSETNDLGAGNPLVQSQHRLEYSLSDAVPQTASMHMQAADEMEETLDDEDEEEDEDEDEEEEEEEENEEDDEDEEDSSSVCSGLSDSSTQSLANSDSEDEEEEEEDADEEKSKTFQGDMTTLSVSRSEVVPLPSVLCYSDGSVAHDNHMNGNTYLMNSSSAEYYQLGSASAVSDGQTSQPSEPYGEALAFQDPVSTTNCSAAQGQFNMSAEQYTDYSNQAEEQYSANHHFTLTNGAPAAPLTCYTPDQDKKALSKAAFVEQPDTQNQTQFQNYLNNNTQGSYSSSCITAEQPQQESGVNGHSDLTLLGNNTKNLPLPDHCPEVAAI; encoded by the exons GTGCAGATGCGGCGGACCATGAGTGGAATACTGAAGAGGAAATTTGAGGAGGTGGAAGCCTCCTCCTCCCCGTGCTCTTCCTTGCGGGAGTCTGATGATGAGGTCTCCTGCAGTGAGAGTGGGGATAGTGGTGACAGTGTCAATCCCGCTGCCTCAGGCCCTTTCACCC CTGACTCGATATTGAAGAGAGAGAAGCGCCTGCGGACGAGGAGGGTGCATTTTGACAATGTGACAGTGTACTACTTCAGCCGACGGCAGGGCTTCACTAGCGTGCCCAGCCAGGGAGGCAGCACGCTGGGCATGTCCAACAGGCACAGCTGGATCAGGCAGTACTCCCTGGGTGAATTTGCAGTGGAGCAGGAGAGGATCCACAGAGACATGCTCAGAGATCACCTGAAGGAGGAGAAACTCAATTCAATCAAGCTCAAG CTGACTAAGAATGGCACGGTGGAGTCTGAAGAGGCCAACACGCTTACGGCAGAGGACATTTCTGATGACGACATCGATCTGGACAACACAGAGGTAGATGAGTACTTCTTCCTGCAGCCTCTTACTACTAAAAAGCGCCGGGCACTGCTGCGCTCCTCTGGGGTAAAGAAGATTGATGTGGAAGAGAAACATGATCTGCGGGCGATCCGGATGTCCAGAGAGGACTGCGGCTGTGATTGCAGAGTCTTCTGTGACCCAGAGACCTGTGCCTGCAGCCTCGCAGGGATCAAGTGCCAG GTGGACCGTATGTCATTTCCATGTGGCTGCACAAAAGAGGGCTGCACCAATTCAACTGGGAGAGTGGAGTTTAATCCTATCCGTGTTCGGACCCATTTCTTGCATACCATAATGAAGCTGGAACTGGAGAAGAGCCGTGAGCAGCAGCAGGCGTCCCCCACCAACGGTTACCGTAGCGAAACTAATGACCTGGGGGCCGGAAACCCTCTGGTTCAGTCCCAGCACAGGTTGGAGTACTCTCTGTCAGACGCCGTTCCGCAGACGGCCAGCATGCACATGCAGGCTGCCGACGAGATGGAGGAGACGCTAGATGATGAAGACgaggaagaagatgaagatgaggacgaggaagaggaggaggaagaggagaacgAAGAAGATGATGAGGACGAGGAGGATAGCAGCAGTGTTTGCAGTGGACTGTCTGACTCCAGCACCCAGAGCTTAGCCAACAGTGACtctgaggatgaggaggaggaggaagaggatgcAGATGAAGAGAAGTCTAAAACCTTTCAGGGCGACATGACTACCCTGTCAGTGTCTCGGTCTGAGGTTGTCCCCTTGCCCTCTGTGCTGTGTTACAGCGATGGCTCTGTGGCTCATGACAACCACATGAATGGAAACACATATTTAATGAACTCCTCTTCAGCTGAGTACTATCAGCTGGGGAGCGCCAGTGCCGTCTCTGATGGCCAAACCAGCCAACCCAGTGAACCCTACGGGGAAGCCTTAGCATTCCAAGATCCAGTCAGCACGACCAACTGCAGTGCCGCCCAAGGACAATTCAACATGTCTGCCGAGCAGTACACAGACTACTCTAATCAGGCTGAGGAACAATACTCAGCTAATCACCACTTCACTCTGACCAACGGTGCTCCTGCCGCCCCCTTGACCTGCTATACACCTGATCAGGACAAGAAGGCATTGTCCAAAGCAGCTTTTGTGGAGCAGCCTGACACCCAGAACCAGACGCAATTTCAGAACTACCTGAACAATAACACCCAGGGTTCATACAGCAGCTCATGTATAACAGCTGAACAGCCACAGCAAGAGTCCGGTGTTAATGGCCATTCTGACCTGACCCTACTAGGAAACAACACTAAGAACCTCCCTTTACCAGACCATTGCCCCGAGGTCGCAGCCATTTAG
- the csrnp3 gene encoding cysteine/serine-rich nuclear protein 3 isoform X2 — protein sequence MRRTMSGILKRKFEEVEASSSPCSSLRESDDEVSCSESGDSGDSVNPAASGPFTPDSILKREKRLRTRRVHFDNVTVYYFSRRQGFTSVPSQGGSTLGMSNRHSWIRQYSLGEFAVEQERIHRDMLRDHLKEEKLNSIKLKLTKNGTVESEEANTLTAEDISDDDIDLDNTEVDEYFFLQPLTTKKRRALLRSSGVKKIDVEEKHDLRAIRMSREDCGCDCRVFCDPETCACSLAGIKCQVDRMSFPCGCTKEGCTNSTGRVEFNPIRVRTHFLHTIMKLELEKSREQQQASPTNGYRSETNDLGAGNPLVQSQHRLEYSLSDAVPQTASMHMQAADEMEETLDDEDEEEDEDEDEEEEEEEENEEDDEDEEDSSSVCSGLSDSSTQSLANSDSEDEEEEEEDADEEKSKTFQGDMTTLSVSRSEVVPLPSVLCYSDGSVAHDNHMNGNTYLMNSSSAEYYQLGSASAVSDGQTSQPSEPYGEALAFQDPVSTTNCSAAQGQFNMSAEQYTDYSNQAEEQYSANHHFTLTNGAPAAPLTCYTPDQDKKALSKAAFVEQPDTQNQTQFQNYLNNNTQGSYSSSCITAEQPQQESGVNGHSDLTLLGNNTKNLPLPDHCPEVAAI from the exons ATGCGGCGGACCATGAGTGGAATACTGAAGAGGAAATTTGAGGAGGTGGAAGCCTCCTCCTCCCCGTGCTCTTCCTTGCGGGAGTCTGATGATGAGGTCTCCTGCAGTGAGAGTGGGGATAGTGGTGACAGTGTCAATCCCGCTGCCTCAGGCCCTTTCACCC CTGACTCGATATTGAAGAGAGAGAAGCGCCTGCGGACGAGGAGGGTGCATTTTGACAATGTGACAGTGTACTACTTCAGCCGACGGCAGGGCTTCACTAGCGTGCCCAGCCAGGGAGGCAGCACGCTGGGCATGTCCAACAGGCACAGCTGGATCAGGCAGTACTCCCTGGGTGAATTTGCAGTGGAGCAGGAGAGGATCCACAGAGACATGCTCAGAGATCACCTGAAGGAGGAGAAACTCAATTCAATCAAGCTCAAG CTGACTAAGAATGGCACGGTGGAGTCTGAAGAGGCCAACACGCTTACGGCAGAGGACATTTCTGATGACGACATCGATCTGGACAACACAGAGGTAGATGAGTACTTCTTCCTGCAGCCTCTTACTACTAAAAAGCGCCGGGCACTGCTGCGCTCCTCTGGGGTAAAGAAGATTGATGTGGAAGAGAAACATGATCTGCGGGCGATCCGGATGTCCAGAGAGGACTGCGGCTGTGATTGCAGAGTCTTCTGTGACCCAGAGACCTGTGCCTGCAGCCTCGCAGGGATCAAGTGCCAG GTGGACCGTATGTCATTTCCATGTGGCTGCACAAAAGAGGGCTGCACCAATTCAACTGGGAGAGTGGAGTTTAATCCTATCCGTGTTCGGACCCATTTCTTGCATACCATAATGAAGCTGGAACTGGAGAAGAGCCGTGAGCAGCAGCAGGCGTCCCCCACCAACGGTTACCGTAGCGAAACTAATGACCTGGGGGCCGGAAACCCTCTGGTTCAGTCCCAGCACAGGTTGGAGTACTCTCTGTCAGACGCCGTTCCGCAGACGGCCAGCATGCACATGCAGGCTGCCGACGAGATGGAGGAGACGCTAGATGATGAAGACgaggaagaagatgaagatgaggacgaggaagaggaggaggaagaggagaacgAAGAAGATGATGAGGACGAGGAGGATAGCAGCAGTGTTTGCAGTGGACTGTCTGACTCCAGCACCCAGAGCTTAGCCAACAGTGACtctgaggatgaggaggaggaggaagaggatgcAGATGAAGAGAAGTCTAAAACCTTTCAGGGCGACATGACTACCCTGTCAGTGTCTCGGTCTGAGGTTGTCCCCTTGCCCTCTGTGCTGTGTTACAGCGATGGCTCTGTGGCTCATGACAACCACATGAATGGAAACACATATTTAATGAACTCCTCTTCAGCTGAGTACTATCAGCTGGGGAGCGCCAGTGCCGTCTCTGATGGCCAAACCAGCCAACCCAGTGAACCCTACGGGGAAGCCTTAGCATTCCAAGATCCAGTCAGCACGACCAACTGCAGTGCCGCCCAAGGACAATTCAACATGTCTGCCGAGCAGTACACAGACTACTCTAATCAGGCTGAGGAACAATACTCAGCTAATCACCACTTCACTCTGACCAACGGTGCTCCTGCCGCCCCCTTGACCTGCTATACACCTGATCAGGACAAGAAGGCATTGTCCAAAGCAGCTTTTGTGGAGCAGCCTGACACCCAGAACCAGACGCAATTTCAGAACTACCTGAACAATAACACCCAGGGTTCATACAGCAGCTCATGTATAACAGCTGAACAGCCACAGCAAGAGTCCGGTGTTAATGGCCATTCTGACCTGACCCTACTAGGAAACAACACTAAGAACCTCCCTTTACCAGACCATTGCCCCGAGGTCGCAGCCATTTAG
- the galnt3 gene encoding polypeptide N-acetylgalactosaminyltransferase 3, with the protein MPVQSQSALYSRRMIVLRRVLRRRLHPVKLLIVALVFVTFVFFIQWEVGSQNQQEDPWLKEMAVKRDAMLGMVMGAVNNFRDVIPKMQIRAPVRLPDRADSGSCLPGHYTAAELRPALERPPQNPIAPGAAGKAFHAESLSTEEQKEKDRGEEKHCFNLYASDRISLSRDLGADTRPPECIEQTFKRCPALPTTSVIIVFHNEAWSTLLRTVYSVLHTSPTILLKEIILVDDASVDEALKDKLDEYLKRLSIVRVVRQRERKGLITARLLGASVATGDTLTFLDAHCECFNGWLEPLLARIAENYTVVVSPDITTIDLNTFEFVKPSPYGQNHNRGNFDWSLSFGWESIPDHEKQRRKDETYPIKTPTFAGGLFSISKEYFYHIGSYDEKMEIWGGENIEMSFRVWQCGGQLEIIPCSIVGHVFRTKSPHTFPKGTQVIARNQVRLAEVWMDDYKEIFYRRNQQAAQMAKDRAFGEISERMDLRARLQCKSFSWYLKNVYPEIFMPDLNPLHFGSVKNVGKDSCLDVGENNEGGKQLIMYPCHGLGGNQYFEFSTHHEIRHNIQKELCLHGAEGTVKLEDCQYKGRNTFVGAEQKWELKDNQLFYIPGWNMCLSARHEHPSLALCNPSDMYQLWSFI; encoded by the exons ATGCCAGTCCAAAGCCAGTCTGCTCTCTATTCAAGAAGAATGATAGTTCTCCGCAGAGTGCTCCGAAGGCGATTGCACCCAGTTAAACTGTTGATAGTGGCCCTTGTCTTTGTCACATTTGTGTTCTTCATACAATGGGAAGTTGGGAGCCAAAACCAACAGGAGGACCCGTGGCTGAAGGAGATGGCAGTGAAGCGCGATGCCATGCTGGGCATGGTGATGGGAGCTGTTAATAACTTCAGGGATGTGATTCCAAAGATGCAGATCAGAGCCCCTGTACGTCTGCCAGACAGGGCAGACAGCGGGTCCTGTCTGCCGGGTCACTACACTGCCGCTGAGCTCAGGCCAGCTCTGGAGCGGCCACCTCAGAACCCTATTGCTCCTGGAGCAGCTGGGAAAGCTTTCCACGCAGAATCACTGAGCACtgaggagcagaaggagaaggATAGGGGTGAAGAGAAACACTGCTTTAACCTGTATGCCAGTGACCGCATCTCCTTGAGCAGAGACCTGGGCGCAGACACCAGACCACCAGA ATGTATTGAGCAAACCTTCAAGCGATGCCCCGCCTTGCCGACCACCAGTGTGATAATTGTGTTTCACAATGAGGCTTGGAGCACCCTGCTAAGGACAGTATACAGTGTCCTCCACACCTCCCCTACCATTCTCCTCAAGGAGATCATCCTGGTGGACGACGCCAGCGTTGATG AAGCGTTGAAGGACAAGCTGGATGAGTATTTGAAGCGGTTGAGCATTGTTCGAGTTGTCCGCCAGCGTGAAAGGAAAGGACTCATCACCGCTCGGCTGCTGGGTGCCTCCGTGGCCACTGGTGACACACTCACCTTTCTGGATGCCCACT GTGAATGCTTCAATGGATGGCTGGAGCCCCTGTTGGCCAGGATAGCAGAGAACTACACTGTAGTAGTGAGTCCTGATATAACCACTATTGATCTCAATACTTTTGAGTTTGTGAAACCGTCCCCGTATGGCCAGAACCACAACCGAGGAAACTTTGACTGGAGCCTTTCCTTCGGCTGGGAGAGTATACCAGATCATGAGAAACAAAGGAGGAAGGATGAAACGTACCCGATCAA GACTCCCACATTTGCTGGTGGGCTCTTCTCTATCTCAAAAGAATATTTCTACCATATTGGAAGCTATGATGAAAAAATGGAAATCTGGGGCGGTGAGAATATTGAAATGTCATTTAGG GTGTGGCAGTGTGGCGGACAGCTGGAGATCATCCCTTGCTCCATTGTTGGTCATGTTTTCCGCACCAAGAGCCCCCACACCTTTCCCAAGGGCACACAAGTGATTGCTCGTAACCAGGTTCGACTGGCGGAGGTCTGGATGGACGACTACAAGGAGATCTTTTACCGCCGTAACCAGCAAGCTGCACAGATGGCAAAAGAT AGGGCCTTTGGAGAGATCTCCGAACGCATGGACCTCCGCGCGCGGCTGCAGTGCAAGAGCTTCTCGTGGTATTTGAAGAACGTTTATCCAGAAATCTTCATGCCTGATCTCAACCCACTCCACTTTGGCTCA gTGAAAAATGTCGGCAAAGACTCATGTCTGGATGTTGGAGAGAACAATGAGGGTGGGAAACAGCTGATCATGTACCCATGTCACGGACTAGGAGGAAACCAG TATTTTGAGTTCTCCACACATCACGAGATTAGACACAACATTCAGAAGGAGCTGTGTTTGCACGGGGCAGAGGGGACTGTGAAGCTGGAGGACTGCCAGTATAAAGGCAGGAACACATTTGTAGGAGCAgagcaaaaatgggaactgaaGGAT AACCAGTTATTCTACATTCCAGGATGGAACATGTGTCTGAGTGCCCGTCATGAGCATCCCTCTCTGGCCCTCTGCAACCCCTCGGACATGTACCAGCTCTGGTCCTTCATCTGA
- the ttc21b gene encoding tetratricopeptide repeat protein 21B, whose protein sequence is MEDEETTLALIRCYCYEKYFNHAVNAAAAAQRKFSNDPIYSFFHAYGTLMQDQIQEASIELDTIRDSQDVSLCTLMALVYAEKKKTNPDREVIQELDAKVKEDRKSAPPKSLYYAGMFLWLLGRNDKAREYIERMIKLSNGSREGIILKAWIDVTSGKDTYARKAGKYFDEGLKERADVFALMGKAQYYEYRQNYSGALEMVNQVIVSFPGFLPALIKKMKLLLSLQDWEQTMDAAHRLLQKDKNNLEALRMLALHSLCRDGDITESVKQLSNLISSLEILEPHNPELFYRMSLAFTRVCGRNEKLIEQTFRMVERAFSVAAGDSDLATELGYQMVLQGRIKEAMKWYKTAMTLDETSVSALIGIIRCQLIEGHLEDAEQQLEFLTEIQQSIGKSGELLYLRAVLAVKKRRPQEEVTNLLNDAVDTHFSTLQGLPLGVEYFEKLNPDFLLEIVKEYLALCPAKPSAQGQSPAPQLQHCATLLDTVVKIVPGLPQGVFLLAKVRYQSGDIDAAQSSLQHCLDQCPSHADAHLLMAQLHLLQGNFSMCSQSLELCLSHNFEIREHPLYHLIKAQAKKKMGELTEAIQTLQMAMSLPGVRRAGSSSKSKNKKIELSPADCLSVFLELAEALWLNGEQHEAAKVMQDAINEFSGTSEELRVTIANADLALLRGDTELALSMLRNITPEQPYYIQAKEKMADIYLNHRKEKRLYASCYREMVEKLPSPHTYLLLGDAYMNIQEPEKAIEVFEQALKKNPKDGALASKIGKALVKTHNYVKAINYYEAALKTEQQNFLRYDLAELLMKMKQYERCERVLQEALVHEPVNELPALSDDCRYLVLLAKIQNKVDKNEEALLSLQRARDVQAKVLKRVQLEQPDAVPMQKQHAAEICAEIAKHYTSQRGYERAVKFYKEALVYCETDRKVMLELARLYLTLDEVDACQEQCSVILKNDQFNEDATLMMADILFRKQDYEKAVFHFQQLLERKPDNYPTLSRLIDLLRRAGKLEEVLRFLDMAVKHSSRTKFDPGFNYCKGLYLWFTGEPNDALWHFNKARKDNDWGQNAVYNMIEIYLNPDNETIGGEVFENLDGEIGNSTEKQESEQLAVRTAEKLLKELKPQTPGGHTQLRILENCCLLATKQKANVEKALSVFTEIANNEKDHVPALLAMATAYMVLKQTPRARNQLKRIAKMNWSLVDADEFEKSWLLLADIYIHSGKYDMAGDLLKRCHNHNKSCCKAYEYLGYIMEKEQAFRDAALNYELAWKYGNRTNPTIGYKLAFNYLKAKRHVDAIDVCHKVLAAHPNYPRMRKDILDKARAALRA, encoded by the exons ATCAAATTCAAGAAGCCTCCATAGAGTTGGACACAATAAGAGATAGTCAAGATGTGTCTCTCTGCACATTAATGGCCCTTGTCTatgctgagaaaaaaaagacaaacccAG ACAGAGAAGTCATTCAAGAACTTGATGCTAAGGTCAAAGAGGATCGTAAAAGTGCACCTCCCAAGAGTCTGTACTATGCTGGGATGTTTCTCTGGTTATTAGGGCGCAATGATAAGGCAAGGGAGTACATAGAGAGAATGATCAAACTTTCCAATGGCTCGAGAGAG GGTATAATCCTAAAAGCGTGGATAGATGTGACATCTGGTAAAGACACCTATGCCAGAAAGGCTGGAAAGTACTTTGATGAAGGACTGAAAGAGAGAGCAGATGTTTTTGCCCTGATGGGAAAG GCACAATACTATGAATATCGTCAGAACTACTCCGGAGCATTGGAGATGGTTAACCAGGTCATTGTTAGTTTCCCTGGGTTCTTGCCTGCCCTCATCAAGAAGATGAAACTGTTGCTCAGCCTTCAAGACTGGGAGCAAACCATGGATGCAGCACACAG GCTTTTACAGAAGGATAAAAATAACCTGGAGGCACTACGGATGCTAGCTCTACATTCTTTATGTAGAGATGGAGATATTACTGAG TCGGTAAAGCAGCTTTCAAACCTCATCAGCAGCTTGGAGATTCTGGAACCACACAACCCAGAGCTTTTCTACAGGATGTCTCTAGCTTTTACACGTGTT TGCGGACGAAATGAGAAATTGATTGAGCAGACCTTTAGGATGGTGGAAAGAGCCTTCTCTGTGGCAGCGGGGGACTCAGATTTAGCCACAGAGTTAGGCTACCAGATGGTGCTTCAGGGCAGAATCAAGGAGGCTATGAAGTGGTACAAGACAGCCATGACTTTGGATGAGACAAGTGTTTCTGCTTTGATTG GTATAATTCGTTGCCAGCTGATAGAGGGCCACCTTGAAGATGCAGAACAACAGTTGGAATTTCTCACAGAGATTCAACAATCTATTGGAAAATCAGGG GAGCTACTCTACCTACGTGCCGTTCTGGCAGTGAAAAAGCGGCGGCCCCAGGAAGAAGTGACCAATCTGTTGAATGATGCAGTGGACACACACTTCTCCACACTTCAGGGTTTGCCTCTGGGAGTGGAGTACTTTGAGAAGCTGAACCCTGACTTCCTGTTGGAGATAGTCAAAGAGTATCTTGCACTGTGTCCAGCTAAG CCTTCAGCCCAGGGCCAGTCTCCTGCTCCTCAGCTCCAGCACTGTGCCACATTGTTGGATACTGTGGTCAAGATTGTGCCAGGTCTCCCTCAAGGGGTCTTCCTTCTAGCCAAAGTCAGATATCAGTCTG GTGACATTGATGCTGCGCAGAGCAGTCTTCAACATTGTCTGGACCAGTGCCCTTCTCATGCAGATGCTCATCTGCTAATGGCACAGCTCCATCTGCTGCAGGGTAACTTCTCAATGTGTTCCCAGTCTCTTGAACTCTGCCTCAGCCATAACTTTGAG ATTCGAGAACATCCGTTGTACCACCTGATCAAGGCTCAGGCTAAGAAGAAAATGGGCGAGCTGACCGAGGCTATTCAGACACTGCAGATGGCCATGAGTCTTCCAGGTGTCCGCAGAGCTGGATCCTCGTCCAAGTCCAAGAACAAGAAGATTGAGCTGAGTCCTGctgactgtctctctgtgttcttgGAGTTAGCTGAGGCTCTGTGGCTCAACGGAGAACAG CATGAAGCAGCAAAGGTGATGCAGGATGCCATCAATGAGTTCTCAGGAACCTCAGAGGAGCTACGTGTCACTATTGCCAATGCAGACCTGGCCCTGCTGCGTGGGGACACCGAGCTGGCGCTGAGTATGCTCCGAAACATTACCCCTGAGCAGCCCTACTACATCCAAGCCAAGGAGAAAATGGCAGACATATATCTGAACCACAGAAAAGAGAAACGTCTGTATGCAAGCTGTTACAG AGAAATGGTGGAGAAGCTGCCCAGCCCTCACACATACCTCTTATTAGGTGATGCCTACATGAACATTCAAGAA CCTGAGAAAGCCATTGAGGTTTTTGAGCAAGCTCTGAAGAAAAACCCCAAAGATGGTGCTTTAGCCAGCAAGATTGGGAAAGCCCTGGTCAAGACTCATAACTACGTCAAG GCAATAAACTACTATGAAGCAGCCCTAAAGACGGAGCAACAGAACTTCCTCCGCTACGACCTGGCTGAGCTACTGATGAAGATGAAGCAATATGAGCGCTGTGAGAGAGTCCTGCAAGAAGCTCTGGTCCATGAGCCAG TGAATGAACTGCCAGCGCTCTCAGATGATTGCCGTTATCTGGTCCTGTTGGCAAAGATCCAAAATAAGGTTGATAAAAATGAGGAAGCTTTACTTTCCCTACAAAGA GCCCGGGATGTGCAGGCCAAGGTGCTGAAGCGGGTGCAGTTGGAGCAGCCTGACGCTGTCCCCATGCAGAAGCAGCATGCAGCCGAGATCTGCGCTGAGATCGCTAAACACTACACAAGTCAGAGGGGCTATGAGAGAGCAGTCAAATTCTACAAAGAAGCTCTTGTGTATTGTGAGACTGATCGCAAG GTGATGCTGGAGTTGGCACGGTTGTACCTTACTCTAGACGAGGTTGATGCGTGCCAGGAGCAGTGCAGTGTCATATTGAAGAATGACCAGTTTAACGAAGACGCAACCCTG ATGATGGCTGACATTCTGTTTAGGAAGCAGGACTATGAAAAGGCAGTTTTCCACTTTCAACAACTCCTGGAGCGCAAACCAG ACAACTACCCAACACTGTCACGTCTCATTGACTTGTTGAGGAGGGCAGGGAAGTTGGAAGAAGTTCTCAGATTTCTTGATATGGCAGTAAAACATTCTTCCAGGACTAAGTTTGACCCCGGGTTCAACTACTGCAAAGGACTTTATCTTTG GTTCACAGGAGAACCTAATGATGCTCTGTGGCACTTCAACAAAGCACGGAAAGACAATGACTGGGGTCAGAATGCTGTGTATAACATGATTGAAATCTACCTAAATCCTGACAATGAAACCATAGGAGGAGAAGTATTTGAGAATTTAGATGGTGAAATTGG GAACTCCACAGAAAAGCAGGAGTCAGAACAGCTTGCTGTGAGAACCGCCGAGAAACTGCTGAAGGAGTTAAAGCCTCAGACACCAGGAGGACACACACAGCTTCGCATCCTGGAGAACTGCTGCTTACTGGCCACTAAACAGAAGGCCAACGTAGAGAAAGCCCTCAGTGTTTTCACTGAGATTGCAAACAATGAG AAAGACCACGTGCCAGCTCTGTTGGCCATGGCAACAGCTTatatggtgctgaaacagactCCAAGAGCCAGGAACCAGCTCAAACGCATAGCTAAGATGAACTGGAGCCTTGTTGACGCCGATGAGTTTGAGAAAAGCTGGCTGCTTTTGGCAGACATCTACATCCATTCAGGGAAGTATGACATGGCCGGGGACCTCTTGAAGAGATGCCACAATCATAACAAG TCATGCTGTAAAGCTTATGAATATCTGGGCTACATAATGGAAAAAGAGCAGGCATTCCGTGATGCAGCACTTAACTATGAACTGGCTTGGAAATATGGAAATCGGACAAACCCAACTATTG GATACAAGCTTGCTTTCAACTACTTAAAAGCAAAGAGGCATGTTGATGCCATAGATGTGTGTCATAAG GTTCTGGCTGCTCATCCAAATTACCCGAGAATGAGAAAGGACATCCTGGACAAAGCTCGTGCTGCCCTAAGAGcttaa